In Nicotiana tabacum cultivar K326 chromosome 2, ASM71507v2, whole genome shotgun sequence, the following proteins share a genomic window:
- the LOC142167982 gene encoding uncharacterized protein LOC142167982 produces the protein MDLVNMQEEINSLKTLIMNDTPSAYCIHCFAYQLQLTLVVVAKKYYEAEQFFDILTNVLNIIEGSFKRSEMLRDDQAEKLEELLVLDEVHTGSVLALTYDLNMALQKKDQDIVSAIKLVGFAERQLQDTRDSRWNSLIEDVSLFCVKHGIVISERDMNYVRGKSKLNTDLLLSMASLSPDNPFANYDKYKIMKLSAHYPNEFTDSMLEDLSFELDIYIDYMREADNEFSNLKKLGDLSEILVKINLHMTWRLAYLLVKLSLILHVATVMVERAFSSMKYVKNDLRSRFGDEFFNDCLVCYIEDEVFESVPNDAVIDRFQNMTSRRVQL, from the exons ATGGATCTAGTTAACATGCAGGAAGAAATTAATAGTCTTAAAACTTTGATTATGAATGATACTCCTTCAGCATATTGCATACATTGTTTTGCTTATCAATTGCAGTTGACTCTTGTAGTTGTTGCAAAAAAATATTATGAGGCTGAACAATTTTTTGATATTCTTACAAATGTTTTAAATATTATTGAGGGTTCTTTTAAGCGTAGCGAGATGCTTCGAGATGATCAAGCAGAAAAATTAGAGGAACTACTAGTGCTTGATGAAGTTCATACAGGAAGCG TATTGGCACTTACATATGATTTAAATATGGCTTTACAAAAAAAAGATCAAGATATTGTAAGTGCAATAAAGCTTGTTGGTTTCGCAGAAAGACAATTGCAAGATACGAGAGATTCTAGATGGAATTCTTTGATAGAAGACGTCTCTTTATTTTGTGTCAAGCATGGTATTGTGATCTCCGAAAGGGATATGAATTATGTTCGTGGAAAGTCAAAGC TGAATACTGATCTACTTCTTAGTATGGCTAGTTTGAGTCCAGATAATCCTTTTGCAAATTATGATAAATACAAGATTATGAAACTTTCTGCACACTATCCAAATGAGTTCACTGATTCTATGCTTGAGGATCTTAGTTTTGAGCTTGATATTTATATTGACTATATGCGAGAGGCAGACAATGAATTCTCTAACTTGAAAAAACTTGGAGATCTTTCAGAGATATTGGTTAAAATAAATTTGCACATGACTTGGAGACTTGCTTATTTGCTTGTGAAGTTAAGTTTGATATTGCATGTCGCTACTGTAATGGTAGAAAGAGCTTTTTCTTCGATGAAGTACGTTAAAAATGACTTGCGAAGCAGATTTGGTGATGAATTTTTTAATGATTGTTTAGTTTGTTATATAGAGGATGAAGTATTTGAAAGTGTACCTAATGATGCGGTCATTGATCGTTTTCAAAACATGACAAGTCGTCGAGTACAATTGTAA